A stretch of DNA from Candidatus Omnitrophota bacterium:
GGACCTTTAACGAGGTGGCCAAGGAATACAAAGATATTACCACTGATTACGCGCATGTGGACGCCACAACTATGTGGTTCGTGAAGAATCCCGAATGGTTTGACGTGATCGTTACCGATAATATATTCGGGGACATAATCACCGATCTGGGCGCGATGATCCAGGGCGGAATGGGCATTGCCGCGGGCGGGAATATCAATCCCCAGGGCGTTTCTATGTTCGAGCCTATCGGAGGCTCTGCTCCTAAATATACCGGCAAAAACGTGATCAATCCTCTGGCGGCCATCTGCGCCGCAGGGATGTTGTTGGAGAACCTGGGCGAGGTAAAAGCCGCCAAGGCTATCGAGGATGCGGTGATCGGCATCTGCAATAAAGACCTGAAATCTCTGGCCGCCGGTAAAATGGGTTATTCCACACAGGAGATCGGCGACCTGGTCGTAAAAAAATTATAGAGATAAAAGGGGAAACACATATGAAAAAGAAGGAAAAATATAATATTGCGGTAGTGGGCGCGGGCGCGGTGGGTATAGAGATGCTGCGCTGCCTGAAGGATCGTAAATTCCCGGTTGACCGGTTAAAGATACTGGCGCGCTCTTCACGGGAGATGGAAGTGGACGGCGCGAAATACCAGGTGTCCGCGATATCCCCGGAAGCCTTTGAGGGAGTTGATATCGCGTTGTTCGCCGGCACTGAGGGCGAAAAAGGCGCGTCAGTCACCTATGCGGTCGAGGCGGTAAAAAGAGGCGCGGTGGTGATCGATAACGGAGCGGATTTCCGGATGGACCCGGATGTGCCTTTGGTCGTCCCCGAGGTGAACGCCAAGGATATCAAGAGGCATAAAGGCATAATCGCCAATCCCAATTGTTCGACTATCCAGATGGTCGTGGCTTTAAGCCCGATCCATAAGAAGGCCGGCATTAAAAGGGTCATAGTTACGACCCTGCAGGCTGCATCAGGAGCGGGAAAGGCTGCAGTAGAGCAGTTAAAAGATGAATTAAAGCAGATCGCCGGCAGTGATTACCGGAATATTCAGGCGGATGTCGCCAGTAAAGTTATGCCGCAGCAACTAGCTTATAATGTGTTTCCCCAGATCGGCGGGTTCGCGGATTTTGATTTTACCAGCGAGGAATGGAAACTGGTCAAAGAGACCCATAAGATAATGGGCGATAAAAAGATCAAGGTCTCGGCTACCACTGTAAGGGTGCCGGTGCGCATAGGGCATTCCGAGGCTGTCTATATCGAGACTAAAAAGACGATCGCGCCTGAGGCGGTCAAGGAGCTGCTTTCCAATTCTCCGGGCATTGTCGTGATTGACGATTCCAGGAAGAGCCTTTATCCTATGCCTAAGGATGTAGAAGGCAAGTATGATACTTATGTCGGCCGCATCCGCCAGGATCCGTTCGTCAAGAACGGCCTTTGGTTATGGGTGGTCGCGGATAACCTTTTAAAAGGCGCGGCTTCCAACACCATTCAGATCGCTGAAGAACTGATCCGTTAAAATCCGGGACGGTTCTCAACTGCATCTAAAAGTGTTCCCCCTATGGGGACAGTTTTGTTTGGGTTTGAGGACCGTCCCTGCTAAATTATGCGTAATATAAGCCTTACTCTGCAATATGAGGGGACAAGGTATAACGGCTGGCAGCGCCAGCGCAATACGCGTAATACTATCCAGGAGATAGCCGAGAAAACTCTTTCCCGGATACTGCAATCAAAAATATCTTTGATCGCCTGCGGCAGGACGGACGCCGGGGTGCATGCCCAACAGCAAACCGTTAATTTCAAGACTAAGAATCCTATCCCCTTAAACAATCTCAAAAAGGCTTTAAATTCGCTTTTGCCTGACGATATAAAAGTCAGCGCTGCGCGGATTGTCCCCGCGGATTTCCACAGCCAGTATTCCTGCCTTTCCAAAACATACTGTTATACCATTCTAAACCGCGATCATCCTGACGTATTCCAGCGCGGCCGGGTTTACTTTTATCCGCACCGCCTTGATTTCGCGGCGATGCGCAAGGCCAGCCGGTTCCTGGCCGGGAAACACGATTTTTCTTCTTTTAAGAAAACAGAGATCAGAGGGCCTAAGACCAATGTGCGCGATATCCGCAGCATCCGCTTGAAGAAAAAGAACGGGTTTATCTATATTGAGATCACCGCCAAGGGTTTTTTGTATAATATGGTCCGGAATATAGCCGGGACTCTTATTGAGGTCGGCAGGGGTAAAATACGGATAAGCGACCTGCCCGGGATATTATCCGCTAAGGACAGGAGCGCTGCCGGGCCTACTGCCCCGGCCTGCGGTTTATGTTTGATTAAAGCGAGGTTTTAATATATAATAAACCCGTGTTTCGCGCGTTCGATCACTTTATCCTGAATGAAAATGAAAAATAATGTTTTGACATTTATTATGGCCGGAGGCAAGGGGGAAAGGCTTTGGCCTTTGACCAAAGACCGGACCAAGCCCGCTGTGCCTTTCGGGGGGATATACCGGATAATCGATTTTCCTTTGAGCAACTGCATTAATTCCGGCCTGCGCAAGGTTTACGTGCTTACCCAGTATAAATCCGCTTCTTTACAACGGCATATACGTCTGGGCTGGAATATCCTTTCTTCGGAATTGAACGAATATATCGAACTCCTGCCGGCGCAGCAGCGGGTAGGAGATACC
This window harbors:
- a CDS encoding aspartate-semialdehyde dehydrogenase, with protein sequence MKKKEKYNIAVVGAGAVGIEMLRCLKDRKFPVDRLKILARSSREMEVDGAKYQVSAISPEAFEGVDIALFAGTEGEKGASVTYAVEAVKRGAVVIDNGADFRMDPDVPLVVPEVNAKDIKRHKGIIANPNCSTIQMVVALSPIHKKAGIKRVIVTTLQAASGAGKAAVEQLKDELKQIAGSDYRNIQADVASKVMPQQLAYNVFPQIGGFADFDFTSEEWKLVKETHKIMGDKKIKVSATTVRVPVRIGHSEAVYIETKKTIAPEAVKELLSNSPGIVVIDDSRKSLYPMPKDVEGKYDTYVGRIRQDPFVKNGLWLWVVADNLLKGAASNTIQIAEELIR
- the truA gene encoding tRNA pseudouridine(38-40) synthase TruA; its protein translation is MRNISLTLQYEGTRYNGWQRQRNTRNTIQEIAEKTLSRILQSKISLIACGRTDAGVHAQQQTVNFKTKNPIPLNNLKKALNSLLPDDIKVSAARIVPADFHSQYSCLSKTYCYTILNRDHPDVFQRGRVYFYPHRLDFAAMRKASRFLAGKHDFSSFKKTEIRGPKTNVRDIRSIRLKKKNGFIYIEITAKGFLYNMVRNIAGTLIEVGRGKIRISDLPGILSAKDRSAAGPTAPACGLCLIKARF